The following coding sequences lie in one Lelliottia jeotgali genomic window:
- a CDS encoding bifunctional aconitate hydratase 2-2-methylisocitrate dehydratase, translated as MRARRTVVLEEYRKHVAERAAEGIVPKPLDATQMAGLVELLKNPPAGEEEFLLDLLINRVPPGVDEAAYVKAGFLAAVAKGEATSPLVTPEKAIELLGTMQGGYNIHPLIDALESEKLAPIAAKALSQTLLMFDNFYDVEEKAKAGNPHAKQVMQSWADAEWFLNRPALAEKITVTVFKVTGETNTDDLSPAPDAWSRPDIPLHALAMLKNAREGINPDQPGVVGPIKQIEELNKKGFPLAYVGDVVGTGSSRKSATNSVLWFMGDDIPHVPNKRGGGLCLGGKIAPIFFNTMEDAGALPIEVDVNDLNMGDVIDVYPFKGEVRNHETNELLASFELKTDVLIDEVRAGGRIPLIIGRGLTTKAREALGLPHSDVFRQAKDVAESNRGFSLAQKMVGRACGVAGVRPGAYCEPKMTSVGSQDTTGPMTRDELKDLACLGFSSDLVMQSFCHTAAYPKPVDVTTHHTLPDFIMNRGGVSLRPGDGVIHSWLNRMLLPDTVGTGGDSHTRFPIGISFPAGSGLVAFAAATGVMPLDMPESVLVRFKGKMQPGITLRDLVHAIPLYAIKQGLLTVEKKGKINIFSGRILEIEGLPDLKVEQAFELTDASAERSAAGCTIKLNQEPIVEYLSSNIVLLKWMIAEGYGDRRTLERRVQGMEKWLAEPNLLEADADAEYAAVIDIDLADIKEPILCAPNDPDDARLLSDVQGDKIDEVFIGSCMTNIGHFRAAGKLLDAHKGQLPTRLWVAPPTRMDAAQLTEEGYYSVFGKSGARIEIPGCSLCMGNQARVADGSTVVSTSTRNFPNRLGTGANVYLASAELAAVAALIGKLPTPEEYQTYVAQVDKTAVDTYRYLNFDKLSQYTEKADGVIFQTAV; from the coding sequence ATGAGAGCGAGGAGAACCGTCGTGCTAGAAGAATACCGTAAGCACGTAGCAGAACGTGCCGCCGAGGGAATTGTACCGAAACCCTTAGATGCAACCCAGATGGCCGGCCTCGTCGAGCTGCTGAAGAATCCGCCTGCGGGCGAAGAAGAATTCCTGTTAGATCTGTTGATCAACCGCGTTCCGCCTGGCGTTGATGAAGCCGCGTATGTAAAAGCCGGATTCCTTGCTGCCGTTGCCAAAGGCGAAGCCACCTCCCCACTGGTCACTCCTGAAAAAGCGATTGAACTGCTCGGCACGATGCAGGGCGGCTACAATATCCACCCGCTAATTGATGCCCTGGAAAGCGAAAAGCTGGCACCGATTGCCGCTAAAGCCCTGTCTCAGACGCTGCTGATGTTTGATAACTTCTACGATGTGGAAGAGAAAGCAAAAGCGGGCAACCCTCATGCGAAGCAGGTGATGCAATCCTGGGCGGATGCCGAATGGTTCCTGAACCGCCCGGCACTGGCCGAAAAAATCACTGTCACCGTCTTTAAAGTGACCGGTGAAACCAACACCGATGACCTGTCTCCGGCCCCGGATGCCTGGTCTCGCCCGGATATCCCACTGCACGCTTTGGCGATGCTGAAAAACGCCCGCGAAGGCATTAATCCAGATCAGCCGGGTGTTGTAGGCCCAATCAAACAGATCGAAGAATTAAATAAGAAAGGTTTCCCGCTGGCTTACGTCGGTGATGTTGTCGGTACCGGTTCTTCGCGCAAATCCGCAACCAACTCCGTGCTGTGGTTCATGGGCGATGATATCCCTCATGTGCCGAACAAGCGCGGCGGTGGCCTGTGTCTTGGCGGTAAAATCGCACCTATCTTCTTCAACACTATGGAAGACGCCGGCGCGCTGCCGATCGAAGTCGATGTGAATGACCTGAACATGGGCGACGTGATTGATGTTTACCCGTTCAAAGGTGAAGTGCGCAACCACGAAACCAACGAACTGCTGGCCAGCTTCGAACTGAAAACTGATGTGTTGATCGATGAAGTGCGTGCCGGTGGCCGTATTCCACTGATCATCGGTCGTGGTCTGACAACCAAAGCGCGTGAAGCGCTGGGTCTGCCGCACAGCGATGTGTTCCGTCAGGCGAAAGATGTTGCCGAGAGCAATCGCGGCTTCTCCCTGGCACAGAAAATGGTAGGTCGCGCTTGCGGCGTAGCCGGTGTGCGTCCGGGTGCGTACTGCGAACCAAAAATGACCTCCGTCGGTTCTCAGGACACCACCGGTCCAATGACCCGTGATGAGCTGAAAGATCTGGCGTGTCTCGGCTTCTCGTCTGACCTGGTGATGCAGTCCTTCTGCCACACGGCGGCCTATCCGAAGCCAGTTGACGTGACCACTCACCACACCCTGCCAGACTTCATCATGAACCGTGGCGGCGTGTCCCTGCGTCCGGGCGATGGCGTTATCCACTCCTGGCTGAACCGTATGCTGCTGCCGGATACCGTCGGTACCGGTGGTGACTCCCATACCCGTTTCCCGATCGGTATCTCCTTCCCGGCGGGTTCTGGCCTGGTGGCGTTTGCCGCTGCGACAGGCGTCATGCCGCTGGACATGCCGGAATCCGTTCTGGTGCGCTTCAAAGGCAAAATGCAGCCGGGCATTACGCTGCGCGATCTGGTGCACGCGATCCCGCTGTACGCGATCAAGCAGGGTCTGCTGACCGTTGAGAAGAAAGGGAAGATCAACATCTTCTCTGGCCGTATTCTGGAGATCGAAGGTCTGCCGGATCTGAAAGTCGAGCAGGCGTTTGAGCTGACCGATGCCTCCGCTGAGCGTTCTGCTGCGGGCTGTACCATTAAGCTCAATCAGGAGCCGATCGTTGAGTATCTCAGCTCTAACATCGTGCTGCTGAAGTGGATGATCGCAGAAGGTTACGGCGATCGTCGTACGCTGGAGCGTCGTGTTCAGGGGATGGAAAAATGGCTGGCGGAACCTAATCTGCTCGAAGCAGATGCTGACGCAGAATATGCGGCAGTGATCGACATCGATCTGGCGGATATCAAAGAGCCAATCCTGTGTGCGCCGAACGATCCTGACGATGCACGTCTGCTTTCTGATGTGCAGGGCGATAAGATTGACGAAGTGTTCATCGGCTCCTGTATGACCAACATCGGTCACTTCCGCGCGGCAGGTAAGCTGCTGGATGCGCATAAAGGCCAGCTGCCAACTCGTCTTTGGGTCGCTCCGCCAACGCGTATGGATGCGGCACAGCTGACGGAAGAAGGCTACTACAGCGTGTTTGGTAAGAGCGGTGCGCGTATCGAAATCCCTGGCTGTTCTCTGTGTATGGGTAACCAGGCGCGTGTGGCAGACGGTTCAACGGTGGTTTCCACCTCGACCCGTAACTTCCCGAACCGTTTAGGGACCGGCGCGAACGTCTATCTGGCGTCTGCGGAACTGGCGGCTGTTGCGGCGCTGATCGGCAAACTGCCGACGCCGGAAGAGTATCAGACCTATGTGGCTCAGGTTGATAAGACAGCGGTAGATACCTATCGCTATCTGAACTTCGATAAACTTTCTCAGTACACCGAGAAAGCGGACGGCGTGATCTTCCAGACTGCTGTATAA
- a CDS encoding S-adenosylmethionine decarboxylase proenzyme, which yields MKKLKLHGFNNLTKSLSFCIYDICYVKTAEERDGYIAYIDELYNANRLTEILSETCSIIGANILNIARQDYEPQGASVTILVSEEPIDPKLIDPTEHPGPLPEAVVAHLDKSHICVHTYPESHPEGGLCTFRADIEVSTCGVISPLNALNYLIHQLESDIVTVDYRVRGFTRDINGMKHFIDHEINSIQNFMSDDMKALYDMMDVNVYQENIFHTKMLLKEFDLKHYMFHTKPEDLSEEERKVITDLLWKEMREIYYGRNIPAV from the coding sequence TTGAAAAAGCTGAAACTGCATGGCTTTAACAACCTGACCAAAAGCCTGAGTTTTTGTATTTACGATATCTGCTACGTCAAAACAGCGGAGGAGCGCGATGGTTATATCGCCTATATCGATGAACTCTACAACGCCAACCGACTGACCGAGATCCTGTCAGAAACCTGCTCCATCATCGGGGCTAATATCCTGAACATTGCCCGTCAGGACTATGAACCGCAGGGCGCGAGCGTCACTATCCTGGTGAGCGAAGAGCCGATTGATCCCAAGCTTATCGACCCAACAGAGCATCCTGGCCCGTTGCCAGAGGCGGTAGTCGCCCATCTCGATAAGAGCCACATCTGCGTCCATACCTACCCGGAGAGCCATCCTGAAGGCGGGCTGTGCACCTTCCGCGCCGACATCGAGGTGTCGACCTGCGGCGTGATTTCACCGCTTAATGCGTTGAATTATCTTATCCACCAGCTGGAATCTGATATCGTCACCGTCGATTATCGTGTGCGCGGTTTCACCCGTGATATCAACGGGATGAAACATTTTATCGACCATGAAATTAACTCGATTCAGAACTTTATGTCAGACGACATGAAGGCGCTGTACGACATGATGGACGTGAACGTGTACCAGGAAAACATCTTCCACACCAAGATGTTACTGAAGGAGTTCGACCTGAAGCACTACATGTTCCACACGAAGCCAGAAGATTTAAGCGAAGAAGAGCGGAAGGTGATCACCGATTTGCTCTGGAAAGAGATGCGCGAAATCTACTACGGCCGCAATATTCCGGCCGTGTAA
- a CDS encoding Spermidine synthase, with product MTEKTLWHETLHDQFGQYFAVDNVLYHEKTDHQDLVIFENAAFGRVMALDGVVQTTERDEFIYHEMMTHVPLLAHGHAKHVLIIGGGDGAMLREVSRHKTVETITMVEIDAGVVSFCRQYLPNHNAGSYDDPRFSLVIDDGVNFVNQTSQTFDVIISDCTDPIGPGATLFTSSFYEGCKRCLNPGGVFVAQNGVCFLQQDEAIDSHRKLSNYFGDVSFYQAAIPTYYGGIMTFAWATDNEALRHLSTEIIQARFHQAHLKCRYYNPAVHTAAFALPQYLHDALSSKGVN from the coding sequence GTGACCGAGAAAACCCTGTGGCACGAAACGCTGCATGACCAGTTTGGTCAGTACTTTGCCGTTGATAACGTGCTTTATCATGAGAAAACCGATCATCAGGATCTGGTCATCTTCGAGAACGCCGCATTTGGGCGCGTGATGGCGCTGGACGGGGTGGTGCAAACCACCGAGCGCGACGAATTTATCTATCACGAAATGATGACCCACGTGCCGCTGCTGGCGCACGGCCACGCAAAACACGTGCTGATTATTGGCGGTGGCGATGGCGCAATGCTGCGCGAAGTGTCCCGTCATAAGACCGTCGAGACGATTACGATGGTCGAAATCGACGCCGGTGTCGTCTCCTTCTGCCGCCAGTATCTGCCGAACCACAATGCGGGCAGCTACGACGATCCGCGCTTTTCGCTGGTGATTGACGATGGCGTCAACTTTGTGAATCAGACCAGCCAGACTTTCGATGTGATCATCTCCGACTGCACCGATCCTATTGGGCCGGGCGCGACGCTCTTCACGTCATCCTTCTACGAAGGCTGCAAACGTTGCCTTAACCCTGGCGGTGTTTTCGTCGCCCAGAACGGTGTGTGTTTCCTGCAGCAGGACGAAGCCATCGACAGTCATCGCAAGCTCAGCAATTACTTCGGTGATGTAAGCTTTTATCAGGCGGCGATCCCAACCTATTACGGTGGCATCATGACCTTTGCCTGGGCGACGGATAACGAGGCGCTACGCCATCTCTCAACGGAGATCATTCAGGCCCGATTCCATCAGGCACACCTCAAATGTCGTTACTATAATCCGGCAGTCCACACCGCCGCTTTTGCCTTGCCGCAGTATCTGCACGACGCGCTGTCTTCTAAGGGGGTGAACTAA
- a CDS encoding putative chaperone lipoprotein YacC, potentially involved in protein secretion — MAIIKIVGLVSSMLTFNFRDAVVEAMKTFFRTILFACLVATSANSYALSENEAEDMADLTAVFVFLKNDCGYQNLPNGQIRRALVFFAQQNQWDLSNYDSFDMKALGEDSYRDLSGIGIPVAKKCKALARDSLSLLAYVK, encoded by the coding sequence GTGGCAATAATAAAGATCGTCGGGCTGGTATCAAGTATGCTAACGTTTAATTTCCGTGATGCAGTGGTAGAAGCAATGAAGACGTTTTTCAGGACAATTTTGTTCGCCTGCCTGGTGGCGACAAGTGCGAACAGTTATGCGCTGAGTGAAAACGAAGCAGAAGATATGGCCGATTTAACGGCAGTTTTTGTTTTCCTGAAAAACGATTGTGGATACCAGAATTTACCCAACGGGCAAATTCGTCGCGCACTGGTCTTTTTTGCCCAGCAAAACCAATGGGATCTCAGCAACTACGATAGCTTTGACATGAAGGCACTCGGCGAAGACAGCTACCGCGATTTAAGCGGCATCGGCATCCCGGTCGCGAAAAAATGCAAAGCGCTGGCCCGCGATTCGCTGAGCCTGCTCGCCTACGTGAAGTAA
- a CDS encoding Blue copper oxidase CueO precursor has translation MQRRDFLKYSAVIGAASALPLWSRAVFAADRPALPIPDLLTADARSRIQLIVQSGKSTFGPHQATTWGYNGNLLGPALQLRRGKEVTVNIHNTLAEETTLHWHGLEIPGEVDGGPQGVIKAGGERTVTFTPDQHAATCWFHPHQHGKTGHQVAMGLAGLVLIEDDESRLLRLPKQWGIDDVPVIVQDKKFTADGQIDYQLDVMSAAVGWFGDTLLTNGAIYPQHAAPKGWLRLRLLNGCNARSLNFATSDQRPLYVVASDGGLLAEPVKVSELPMLMGERFEVLVDISDGKPFDLVTLPVSQMGMAVAPFDKPHPVLRIQPLLVTASGILPDALAAVPALPSLDGLTQRKLQLSMDPMLDMMGMQALMTKYGDQAMAGMHHDQSMGHMNMDHGKMGNMGHMNHGGGKGFDFHNANRINGQAFDMNTPMFAAQKGQYERWVISGEGDMMLHPFHIHGTQFRILSENGKAPAAHRKGWKDTVRVEGGVSEVLVKFEHDAPNEFAYMAHCHLLEHEDTGMMLGFTV, from the coding sequence ATGCAACGTCGTGATTTTTTGAAATATTCAGCCGTAATAGGGGCTGCCAGCGCATTACCTTTATGGAGTCGCGCGGTGTTTGCCGCCGACAGACCGGCGCTCCCGATCCCCGATTTACTGACCGCAGACGCACGTAGCCGTATCCAGCTGATCGTTCAGTCAGGAAAATCCACCTTTGGACCACATCAAGCCACGACATGGGGATATAACGGTAACTTGCTCGGCCCGGCGCTTCAGCTGCGCAGGGGAAAAGAGGTAACGGTGAATATTCACAATACGCTGGCGGAAGAGACGACGTTGCACTGGCACGGCCTGGAGATCCCCGGTGAAGTGGACGGCGGCCCGCAGGGCGTGATTAAAGCGGGCGGTGAGCGTACCGTGACCTTTACCCCAGACCAGCACGCCGCGACCTGCTGGTTCCACCCGCATCAGCATGGCAAAACCGGGCATCAGGTGGCGATGGGGCTGGCGGGATTAGTGCTTATCGAAGATGACGAAAGTCGATTGCTGCGCCTGCCGAAACAGTGGGGCATCGACGATGTGCCGGTGATTGTGCAGGATAAAAAGTTTACCGCCGACGGGCAGATCGACTATCAGCTGGACGTGATGAGCGCAGCCGTCGGTTGGTTTGGCGATACGCTCCTGACCAACGGTGCGATTTACCCCCAGCACGCGGCACCGAAAGGCTGGCTGCGTCTGCGTCTGCTCAACGGCTGTAACGCCCGCTCCCTGAATTTTGCAACCAGCGACCAGCGTCCACTGTACGTGGTGGCGAGCGACGGCGGGCTGTTAGCCGAGCCAGTAAAAGTAAGCGAATTGCCAATGCTGATGGGCGAGCGTTTTGAAGTGCTGGTGGATATCAGCGACGGCAAGCCGTTTGATCTCGTCACACTGCCGGTGAGTCAGATGGGGATGGCTGTAGCCCCGTTCGATAAGCCACATCCGGTGCTGCGCATTCAGCCTTTGCTGGTCACGGCCTCTGGCATATTGCCAGACGCGCTTGCCGCCGTGCCAGCGCTGCCGTCACTCGACGGCTTAACCCAGCGCAAACTCCAGCTGTCGATGGACCCGATGCTCGACATGATGGGGATGCAGGCGCTGATGACTAAATATGGCGACCAGGCGATGGCCGGGATGCACCACGATCAGTCGATGGGTCATATGAATATGGATCATGGCAAGATGGGCAACATGGGCCATATGAATCATGGCGGCGGGAAAGGGTTTGATTTCCACAACGCCAACCGTATCAACGGTCAGGCCTTCGATATGAACACGCCGATGTTTGCGGCCCAAAAAGGGCAGTACGAGCGCTGGGTGATTTCAGGCGAGGGCGACATGATGCTGCATCCGTTCCACATTCACGGCACACAGTTCCGCATTTTGTCCGAGAACGGTAAAGCGCCAGCGGCCCATCGTAAGGGCTGGAAAGATACGGTGCGAGTGGAAGGTGGAGTTAGCGAAGTGCTGGTGAAGTTCGAGCATGATGCGCCGAATGAGTTTGCCTATATGGCGCACTGTCATCTGCTGGAGCATGAAGATACGGGGATGATGCTCGGCTTTACGGTGTAA